A single genomic interval of Arthrobacter methylotrophus harbors:
- a CDS encoding NAD(P)/FAD-dependent oxidoreductase, producing MATTPELIDRPRVLVVGGGYVGLYVALKLQKKIANAGGIVTVVDPLPYMTYQPFLPEVAGGNIEARHAVVSHRQHLKQTELIQGRVTGIDHQNRTAVVAPADGGDPFEIPYFDVVVAAGAITRTFPIKGLADEGIGLKTIEEAVALRNKVLERIEVASTMTDAAERAKALTFVVVGGGFAGIECITEMEDLARAAVKNNSRIRQEEVRFVLVEAMGRIMPEVTATQAEWVVGHLRSRGIEVLLNTSLDNAEGTLKLINLPDKTPAQEFEADTLVWTAGVQANPMIRSTDFPLEPRGRVRVLPDLRIAGDEGIIDNAWAAGDIAAVPDLTGSGLPDGTCVPNAQHALRQAKRLAKNLWASRWDKPMSDYKHKNLGAVAGFGEWKGVANINILGRIGLKGGLAWLAHRGYHGLAIPTGERKVRVIFNWLLGMIMGRDTTQLLDLDNPRGAFVAAATPAPKPAAAPAPAAEPAKAPVTADAK from the coding sequence ATGGCAACCACCCCTGAGCTCATTGACCGTCCCCGTGTTCTCGTTGTCGGCGGCGGATACGTCGGCCTGTACGTAGCACTCAAGCTGCAGAAGAAGATCGCTAATGCCGGCGGAATCGTTACCGTCGTCGATCCCCTTCCCTACATGACGTACCAGCCCTTCCTTCCCGAAGTGGCCGGCGGCAACATCGAGGCACGCCACGCCGTCGTCTCCCATCGCCAGCACCTCAAGCAGACGGAACTCATCCAGGGCCGCGTTACCGGCATCGACCACCAGAACCGCACCGCCGTTGTTGCTCCGGCCGACGGCGGAGATCCCTTCGAGATCCCTTACTTCGACGTCGTGGTTGCCGCCGGCGCCATTACCCGCACCTTCCCCATCAAGGGCCTGGCTGACGAAGGCATCGGTCTGAAGACCATCGAAGAAGCAGTAGCCCTGCGCAACAAGGTCCTTGAACGCATCGAGGTCGCGTCCACCATGACGGACGCCGCTGAGCGCGCCAAGGCCCTGACCTTCGTGGTTGTAGGTGGCGGATTCGCCGGTATCGAGTGCATCACCGAGATGGAAGACCTTGCCCGCGCCGCCGTGAAGAACAACTCGCGCATCCGCCAGGAAGAAGTCCGCTTCGTCCTTGTCGAGGCCATGGGCCGCATCATGCCCGAGGTCACTGCAACCCAAGCCGAGTGGGTTGTCGGACACCTGCGCAGCCGTGGCATCGAGGTCCTCCTCAACACCTCCTTGGACAACGCCGAGGGTACCCTCAAGCTCATCAACCTGCCGGACAAGACCCCTGCACAGGAATTCGAAGCCGACACCCTCGTGTGGACTGCAGGCGTGCAAGCCAACCCGATGATCCGCTCCACCGACTTCCCGCTTGAGCCCCGCGGCCGGGTCCGTGTTCTCCCGGACCTGCGTATCGCAGGTGACGAGGGCATCATCGACAACGCCTGGGCGGCCGGCGACATTGCTGCCGTTCCGGACCTCACCGGAAGTGGCCTGCCCGACGGTACTTGCGTCCCGAACGCACAGCACGCACTGCGCCAGGCCAAGCGCCTTGCAAAGAACCTGTGGGCCTCCCGCTGGGACAAGCCCATGTCCGACTACAAGCACAAGAACCTCGGTGCGGTTGCCGGCTTCGGTGAATGGAAGGGTGTTGCCAACATCAACATCCTGGGCCGTATCGGCCTCAAGGGCGGCCTCGCCTGGTTGGCGCACCGCGGTTACCACGGCCTGGCCATTCCGACCGGTGAGCGCAAGGTCCGCGTGATCTTCAACTGGCTCCTCGGCATGATCATGGGCCGCGACACCACCCAACTGCTGGATCTCGACAACCCGCGCGGAGCCTTCGTGGCCGCGGCCACCCCGGCCCCCAAGCCGGCTGCCGCACCCGCCCCGGCCGCTGAGCCGGCCAAGGCTCCGGTCACGGCTGACGCCAAGTAG
- a CDS encoding branched-chain amino acid ABC transporter substrate-binding protein: protein MYRKQVISAIAAAATLGMLVAGCANQTAPSGTDTSGTSGRINIPAISKVDVPAGAVLPAGDGKGTCPSTTTIAYAGAETGPNAQLGINIFNGIQLAVNQHNTANPGCQVQFKKFDTEGDPNKATGPVTQIVSEPDIIGVVGLPFSGESKATGNIFEQKGLVHITPSATNPSLTKNGWTTFFRALGNDAVQGPAAAKFLTDKLQAKKVYLVQDDSDYGIGLGTTTSQALGSAMVGSDKVVTGQKDFSAVISKIMNAKADTVYYAGYYAEGAPFDQQLVGKGFTGSFVGPDGVKDDQFIKQAGDASSNSYFTCPCIPGELIPSFESEYKKLANAEPGTYSIEGYDAATVLLSGIDKGKQSRADLLSWVKSYDADGLSKHYKWDSTGELATPDVYGYKVENGKIVPIGVIGK, encoded by the coding sequence ATGTACAGGAAGCAAGTCATTTCGGCGATTGCAGCGGCGGCCACCCTTGGCATGCTAGTGGCTGGCTGTGCGAACCAGACCGCTCCTAGCGGCACGGACACTTCGGGGACCAGCGGCAGGATCAACATCCCTGCAATCTCCAAAGTCGACGTTCCTGCCGGGGCAGTTTTGCCTGCGGGCGATGGCAAGGGAACATGCCCGTCTACCACCACCATTGCGTATGCCGGTGCCGAGACAGGACCCAACGCCCAGCTGGGCATCAATATCTTCAACGGTATCCAACTGGCCGTCAACCAGCACAACACCGCGAACCCTGGCTGCCAGGTCCAGTTCAAGAAATTCGACACTGAAGGCGACCCGAACAAGGCCACTGGACCGGTGACACAGATCGTTTCCGAGCCGGACATCATCGGAGTGGTGGGTTTGCCCTTCTCCGGAGAGTCCAAGGCCACAGGAAACATCTTCGAGCAGAAGGGCCTGGTCCACATCACGCCTTCCGCCACCAATCCGAGCCTGACCAAGAACGGCTGGACCACTTTCTTCCGGGCCCTCGGCAATGACGCCGTCCAGGGCCCGGCTGCGGCGAAGTTCCTCACGGACAAGCTGCAGGCGAAGAAGGTGTATCTGGTTCAGGACGACTCTGACTACGGCATCGGATTGGGAACCACCACGTCCCAGGCCCTTGGCTCCGCGATGGTGGGGTCCGATAAGGTCGTCACCGGTCAGAAGGACTTCTCGGCCGTGATTTCCAAGATCATGAACGCCAAGGCAGACACCGTCTACTACGCCGGCTATTACGCAGAAGGCGCCCCCTTCGACCAGCAGCTGGTCGGAAAGGGATTCACCGGTTCCTTCGTGGGCCCGGACGGAGTGAAGGATGACCAGTTCATCAAGCAAGCCGGCGATGCCTCGTCCAACTCGTACTTCACCTGCCCCTGCATCCCCGGCGAGCTGATCCCGAGCTTCGAGTCCGAGTACAAGAAGCTGGCCAACGCTGAGCCTGGAACCTACTCCATTGAAGGTTACGACGCAGCCACCGTCCTCCTTTCGGGTATCGACAAGGGCAAGCAGTCCCGTGCGGACCTGCTCTCCTGGGTCAAGTCCTACGATGCAGACGGCCTGTCCAAGCACTACAAGTGGGATTCAACCGGCGAACTGGCAACCCCGGATGTTTACGGTTACAAGGTTGAGAACGGCAAGATCGTTCCCATCGGCGTCATCGGAAAATAA
- a CDS encoding septum formation initiator family protein has translation MATRRPKVPRADALGRSPQKNPDGGHVIRADFGEPRKATRAQQETPVHTGSSSASNASAEDSTRNGGAQNKGQPGAKAGSPAPKPGHSNQGDSHKSARPVPAKAFSGRMLALAVVMIAITIMLAPTVKIWLEKKAEISGLEADIASKKTEQTSLEKQITRWQDPNYVKQQARDRINMVMPGEAGYWVFGGDVPAGTPGGSTGSGASGSPSNLPWVDGLWESIRRSATD, from the coding sequence ATGGCCACCCGCCGACCCAAGGTCCCCCGGGCAGATGCCCTGGGCCGCTCGCCCCAAAAGAACCCCGACGGCGGCCACGTTATCCGTGCCGACTTCGGTGAACCCCGCAAGGCAACCCGCGCGCAGCAGGAGACTCCGGTCCACACGGGCTCCAGCTCGGCGTCCAATGCCAGCGCCGAAGACAGCACACGGAACGGCGGCGCGCAAAACAAAGGACAGCCTGGCGCTAAGGCCGGATCTCCGGCGCCGAAGCCAGGACATTCGAATCAGGGCGACAGCCACAAAAGCGCCCGCCCTGTACCGGCAAAGGCCTTCTCCGGCCGCATGCTTGCCCTCGCCGTGGTGATGATCGCGATCACCATCATGCTCGCGCCCACGGTCAAAATCTGGTTGGAGAAAAAGGCGGAAATCTCCGGACTGGAAGCCGACATCGCAAGCAAAAAGACCGAGCAAACCAGCCTCGAGAAGCAGATCACACGGTGGCAGGATCCCAACTATGTGAAACAACAGGCCCGGGACCGCATTAACATGGTTATGCCGGGTGAAGCAGGCTACTGGGTGTTTGGTGGAGATGTTCCCGCCGGCACACCGGGCGGAAGCACCGGCTCAGGAGCTTCCGGAAGCCCGAGCAATCTGCCTTGGGTAGATGGGCTGTGGGAATCCATCAGGCGCTCGGCAACAGACTAG
- a CDS encoding branched-chain amino acid ABC transporter permease has protein sequence MISEVIPALLHSVPMDDTWITFDVNSFAQNFWSSTFDGLTFGAIYALVALGYTLVYGVLNLINFAHSEVFIVGCYGVFFTLSALNFGPSAPRLAFWAIVGNLVLALVVAIIASALMAVIVERVAYKPLRQRKAPRLAFLITAIGVSFAIQYTIYWWRGPSPEAALTMFRPLPIFDVFGTIVDSQQVVIVIAAIILMIATDQFIRRSRTGRGIRAVAQDPDTATLMGVNKEKIIVTTFIIGGILAGAAALFYVMKIPSGVQYNGGFILGVKAFAAAVLGGIGNVRGALLGGLLIGLIGNYGQVLLGSSQWTDVVAFVVLVLVLIVRPEGILGSSLGKSKA, from the coding sequence ATGATCAGCGAAGTAATTCCGGCCCTGCTCCACTCCGTCCCCATGGACGACACGTGGATCACCTTCGACGTAAACTCCTTTGCCCAGAACTTCTGGAGTTCCACCTTTGACGGGTTGACCTTTGGCGCAATTTACGCGCTCGTTGCCCTTGGCTATACCCTCGTCTACGGCGTTCTCAACCTCATCAACTTCGCCCATTCGGAAGTCTTTATCGTGGGCTGTTATGGGGTGTTCTTCACCCTCAGCGCCCTCAATTTTGGACCTTCCGCTCCACGACTGGCTTTTTGGGCAATTGTCGGGAACCTCGTTCTCGCCCTTGTCGTGGCGATTATTGCCTCGGCATTGATGGCGGTCATCGTGGAACGCGTGGCTTATAAACCATTGCGCCAGCGCAAGGCGCCCCGCTTGGCATTCTTGATCACCGCCATTGGTGTTTCCTTCGCCATTCAGTACACGATCTACTGGTGGCGCGGACCTAGCCCCGAGGCCGCCTTGACTATGTTCCGACCACTGCCGATTTTCGATGTCTTCGGGACAATTGTCGACTCACAGCAAGTGGTCATTGTCATCGCTGCGATTATCCTGATGATTGCCACCGATCAGTTCATTAGGCGATCCCGGACCGGACGAGGAATTCGTGCTGTCGCGCAGGACCCGGACACCGCAACTTTGATGGGTGTCAACAAGGAAAAAATCATCGTGACAACCTTCATTATCGGCGGTATTTTGGCCGGAGCAGCGGCTTTGTTTTACGTCATGAAGATCCCGTCGGGAGTGCAGTACAACGGCGGATTCATCCTCGGGGTCAAGGCCTTTGCGGCAGCTGTTCTCGGGGGCATCGGCAACGTGCGCGGTGCCCTGCTGGGCGGTTTGCTGATCGGTTTGATCGGAAATTACGGCCAGGTGCTTTTGGGTAGCTCACAATGGACTGACGTTGTTGCCTTCGTGGTCCTGGTGTTGGTATTGATCGTGCGACCCGAAGGTATCTTGGGTAGCTCGCTAGGAAAGAGTAAGGCATGA
- a CDS encoding S8 family serine peptidase, translated as MTLQHRWHRCAVSAALAAVLAGGGLAGTLLTAPAASADSWRDKEYWLNEYGISAAWQVSKGAGVKVAIIDSGVDGQHPDLKGAVVGGTDASGAGDPNGQKSIGAKPEHGTLVATLLAGRGHASADASVSASPSPASGVGPDGIVGVAPEAEILSVSAWLGSPNPAGKTDQEQIPEAVRWAVDNGAKVINISLGSTSPDWPQSWDAAFLYAEQKDVVIVAAAGNRIGGNVQVGAPATIPGVLTVAGLDRNRTASVDASSQGISIGVSAPAEKLVGGLPGGSYEDWAGTSGSAPIVSGVAALIRSKWPDMSAKQVINRIVSTAEDAGVPGKDPIYGYGILNAEAALTADVPEATSNPEGSIADWIRVHRRGDLSSPTPGPSAKPSSPPAALADPTVPVAKTPTEADTAVPATVVLGFALLFAGIVAGASIHLTRAYRISRGLREEPRTGGVEVVDPSTRK; from the coding sequence ATGACGCTGCAACACCGCTGGCACCGCTGTGCAGTGTCGGCCGCGCTGGCTGCCGTGCTCGCCGGGGGAGGCTTGGCAGGGACCCTGCTCACTGCGCCCGCGGCGTCCGCAGACTCCTGGCGGGACAAGGAATACTGGCTCAACGAGTACGGTATTTCCGCCGCCTGGCAGGTATCCAAGGGCGCGGGCGTGAAAGTGGCCATCATCGACAGCGGGGTGGATGGGCAACACCCGGATCTCAAGGGTGCGGTGGTCGGCGGAACTGACGCTTCCGGCGCGGGCGATCCGAACGGACAAAAGAGCATCGGGGCCAAACCAGAACACGGGACCCTCGTCGCCACGCTGTTGGCCGGGCGCGGACACGCTTCAGCCGACGCATCAGTGTCGGCTTCTCCCTCGCCCGCTTCCGGTGTTGGTCCGGACGGAATCGTCGGTGTTGCCCCCGAAGCCGAGATTTTGTCCGTTTCCGCTTGGCTCGGCTCGCCGAACCCGGCGGGAAAGACGGACCAGGAACAGATTCCCGAAGCCGTTCGATGGGCGGTGGACAATGGGGCCAAGGTCATCAATATTTCCCTCGGCAGTACTTCCCCTGATTGGCCCCAGAGCTGGGACGCGGCGTTCCTCTATGCCGAACAGAAGGACGTGGTGATCGTGGCCGCTGCGGGCAATCGGATCGGCGGAAATGTCCAAGTGGGCGCACCTGCCACCATTCCGGGGGTCTTGACCGTGGCAGGTCTTGACCGGAACCGTACGGCCAGCGTCGACGCTTCTTCGCAGGGGATCAGCATCGGCGTTTCGGCCCCGGCGGAAAAGCTGGTGGGTGGACTCCCCGGGGGAAGCTACGAAGATTGGGCCGGCACGTCCGGCTCCGCGCCGATTGTCTCGGGAGTTGCGGCACTCATCCGGTCGAAATGGCCGGATATGAGCGCCAAGCAGGTCATCAACAGGATTGTGTCCACCGCGGAGGATGCAGGGGTGCCTGGAAAGGATCCCATTTACGGCTACGGGATCCTCAACGCCGAGGCGGCGCTCACGGCCGATGTGCCGGAGGCCACGAGCAACCCGGAGGGATCCATCGCGGACTGGATCCGGGTCCATCGTCGCGGCGACCTCAGCAGCCCCACACCTGGTCCAAGCGCCAAACCGAGCAGCCCCCCGGCCGCGTTGGCGGACCCCACGGTTCCTGTCGCGAAGACGCCAACCGAGGCCGATACGGCCGTTCCGGCAACAGTAGTCCTGGGTTTTGCTTTGCTGTTCGCGGGGATTGTTGCGGGTGCCTCGATCCACTTGACGCGCGCTTACCGGATTTCCCGGGGGCTTCGTGAGGAACCCCGGACCGGCGGTGTCGAGGTTGTCGATCCGAGTACCAGAAAGTAG
- a CDS encoding N-acetyltransferase: MAGESDLTTLLRSMHPIARDGDYVYALWPHGKALEGGVEAAVREAEGLTVVLRREEAERLGLSYDFVAAWITLQVHSALEAVGLTAAVSSALTAAGISCNVLAGFHHDHLLVPSAERGNAMQVLELLGQGVMLRTETPADRGEVLELTASAFSISPVTGLPVEGIPAEVKLLQELFHCDAYLPEFSIVAEIGGEIVGHVISTRGWISSPGRDGDLPLLGLGPISVQPHLQRRGIGSALLRETARRAENAGEPGIALLGSTEYYPHFGYLPARELGVSAPEAAWGDHFQLLPLKAWPDGASGTFRYATPFQTP; the protein is encoded by the coding sequence ATGGCTGGCGAAAGCGATCTGACGACCCTCCTGAGATCCATGCACCCCATAGCACGCGACGGTGACTACGTCTACGCGCTATGGCCACACGGCAAGGCCCTTGAGGGGGGCGTCGAAGCCGCTGTCCGGGAAGCGGAGGGCCTCACTGTGGTGTTGCGCCGCGAGGAAGCCGAGCGCTTGGGGTTGTCCTACGATTTCGTCGCTGCATGGATCACTCTTCAGGTTCATTCTGCGCTGGAAGCAGTGGGACTCACCGCCGCCGTCAGTTCCGCCCTCACGGCAGCCGGTATCAGCTGCAATGTCCTGGCCGGATTCCATCACGACCACCTCTTGGTTCCTTCGGCAGAGCGTGGGAACGCGATGCAGGTCCTGGAACTGCTGGGCCAAGGCGTCATGTTGCGGACGGAAACGCCGGCCGACCGTGGGGAAGTATTGGAGCTGACAGCCAGTGCATTCTCGATCAGCCCGGTCACCGGACTGCCGGTCGAAGGGATCCCGGCGGAGGTAAAGCTGCTGCAGGAACTGTTCCACTGCGATGCGTACCTCCCGGAGTTCAGCATCGTGGCCGAGATCGGCGGGGAGATCGTCGGGCACGTCATCAGCACCCGCGGTTGGATCAGTAGCCCAGGCAGGGACGGCGATCTCCCGCTCTTGGGACTGGGTCCGATCAGTGTGCAGCCGCACCTGCAGCGACGCGGCATCGGGTCTGCGCTCCTGCGGGAAACCGCCCGCCGAGCCGAGAACGCGGGTGAGCCGGGAATCGCGCTGTTGGGCAGCACTGAGTACTATCCGCACTTCGGATACCTTCCCGCCCGCGAGCTGGGGGTGAGTGCGCCCGAGGCCGCGTGGGGAGACCATTTCCAGCTGTTGCCCCTCAAAGCATGGCCCGACGGCGCCAGCGGCACCTTCCGCTATGCAACGCCGTTCCAAACTCCCTAG
- a CDS encoding Ppx/GppA phosphatase family protein — translation MSRVAAIDCGTNSIRLLIADSNGVDAGSPLHDVVREMRVVRLGQGVDATGELAPEALERTFAATSDYAELIRHHGAGRVRFVATSASRDARNRDVFVDGIRDLLGVEPEVISGDEEAALSFAGASSVLPSRGKDPVLVVDLGGGSTEFVLGDSDGVIAAKSVDIGCVRLTERHLRNDPPTPEQIAAAEADVDAAIDLASRTVPLGQATAVVGVAGSITTITAHALGLNEYDPALIHGASLDLATISDAATCLLEMSREERARLPYMHPGRVDVIGAGALVWRRILQRVAELGDGSISEAVSSEHDILDGIALSIR, via the coding sequence ATGAGCCGGGTAGCTGCCATCGATTGTGGCACCAATTCGATCCGCCTCCTGATCGCGGATTCCAACGGTGTCGATGCAGGATCCCCATTGCACGACGTTGTCCGTGAGATGCGCGTGGTGCGCCTGGGACAGGGAGTGGACGCGACGGGCGAGCTCGCCCCGGAGGCCCTTGAGCGCACCTTTGCGGCCACCAGCGACTACGCCGAGTTGATCCGCCATCATGGAGCCGGGAGGGTCCGCTTCGTGGCCACCTCCGCGAGCCGCGACGCCCGCAACCGGGACGTCTTTGTTGACGGAATCCGGGATCTGCTGGGCGTCGAACCCGAGGTCATTTCCGGCGACGAGGAAGCCGCTTTATCCTTCGCGGGCGCAAGCAGCGTGTTGCCGTCGCGCGGCAAGGACCCGGTGCTTGTCGTGGACCTTGGAGGCGGAAGCACTGAGTTCGTCCTGGGAGACTCCGACGGGGTCATCGCCGCCAAATCCGTTGATATCGGGTGCGTTCGACTGACCGAACGGCACCTCCGCAACGATCCTCCGACGCCGGAGCAGATCGCCGCAGCGGAAGCCGACGTCGACGCAGCCATTGACCTCGCCAGCCGCACGGTCCCGCTTGGCCAGGCCACCGCCGTCGTGGGAGTTGCGGGCTCCATCACCACGATCACGGCGCATGCCCTGGGCCTGAATGAGTACGATCCCGCGCTGATCCACGGTGCCAGCCTTGACCTGGCGACCATCAGCGACGCGGCCACGTGCCTGCTGGAAATGAGCCGCGAAGAGCGTGCCCGGCTGCCCTACATGCATCCGGGGCGTGTCGATGTCATCGGGGCCGGAGCACTCGTGTGGCGCCGCATCCTTCAGCGCGTGGCTGAGCTCGGAGATGGCTCCATCAGCGAGGCTGTTTCCAGCGAACATGACATCCTCGACGGCATCGCCCTGAGTATTCGCTGA
- a CDS encoding branched-chain amino acid ABC transporter permease translates to MSTTDGPTLIPDDAAAQAIADREARMRPRRGWFPGLGDRWNALPRQTQWLILIVVVVIAYLLPILNPPLITTEPGNNWQIALAQMSVYALVAVGLNVVVGYAGLLDLGYVAFFALGSYTAAMLTSPDSPYVHIPYLWTLPLAMAVAMFFGVVLGVPTLRLRGDYLAIVTLGFGEIVRILATIIPAMKGQVGFQNVGHPPGTDSSGQTIFQNSNGTPWYWLTLTIIIVVLLAAGNLERSRVGRAWIAIREDEDAAEIMGVPTFKYKVWAFAIGASVGGLSGALFAGQVGFVNNQKFDIATSILFVAAVVMGGTGNKVGALLGGSLVAYIPLRFTAIAEFKYLIFGAALVIIMIFRPGGLLPARQSLLAYGRLAYNKLKGFAVGGSPASGKLVTQPGKEAGNE, encoded by the coding sequence ATGAGCACCACAGACGGCCCCACGCTTATTCCGGATGATGCAGCGGCGCAGGCAATTGCCGACCGTGAAGCCAGGATGCGGCCCCGCCGAGGTTGGTTCCCGGGGCTCGGTGATAGATGGAATGCCCTCCCACGCCAGACCCAATGGCTGATCCTGATCGTCGTCGTTGTCATCGCCTACTTGCTCCCCATCCTCAATCCGCCGTTGATCACCACTGAACCGGGAAACAACTGGCAAATTGCGCTCGCGCAAATGTCGGTCTATGCCCTGGTGGCCGTGGGCCTGAACGTCGTGGTCGGCTACGCGGGCCTTCTGGACTTGGGCTACGTGGCCTTCTTTGCCCTGGGTTCCTATACCGCAGCGATGTTAACCAGCCCGGACTCGCCATATGTGCATATCCCCTACTTGTGGACGCTTCCGCTGGCGATGGCTGTGGCCATGTTCTTTGGAGTGGTCCTGGGTGTCCCCACGCTGCGCCTGCGCGGAGACTACTTGGCCATCGTCACTCTCGGCTTTGGCGAGATCGTGCGCATTTTGGCCACTATCATTCCCGCAATGAAAGGCCAGGTTGGTTTTCAGAACGTCGGCCATCCTCCTGGAACGGATTCAAGCGGCCAAACGATCTTCCAGAACTCGAACGGAACTCCGTGGTATTGGCTGACGCTGACCATCATCATCGTGGTGCTCCTGGCCGCCGGAAACCTGGAGCGCAGCCGGGTGGGACGCGCGTGGATTGCCATCCGTGAGGATGAAGATGCCGCGGAAATCATGGGCGTTCCCACCTTCAAGTACAAGGTGTGGGCTTTCGCCATTGGTGCTTCCGTGGGCGGACTCTCCGGGGCTTTGTTTGCCGGCCAAGTTGGCTTCGTCAACAATCAGAAGTTCGATATCGCCACCTCGATCCTTTTCGTTGCCGCTGTTGTCATGGGCGGCACCGGAAACAAGGTCGGAGCGCTACTTGGCGGCTCGCTCGTGGCATATATTCCGCTCCGATTCACAGCGATTGCCGAGTTCAAGTATTTGATCTTTGGTGCGGCGTTGGTGATCATCATGATCTTCCGCCCCGGCGGCCTGCTCCCGGCACGCCAGAGTCTCCTCGCGTACGGACGTTTGGCTTACAACAAGCTCAAGGGCTTCGCGGTGGGCGGTAGCCCCGCTTCGGGCAAATTAGTGACGCAACCGGGCAAGGAGGCTGGCAATGAGTGA
- a CDS encoding DUF501 domain-containing protein: MAAPVENTSAPASQESRKPSAHDLEILSRQLGRPVRDVVEIPARCVCGNPIVAATAPRLSNGTPFPTTFYLTHPVITAAVSRLEAGGLMNEMNERLTADEPLAAAYRDAHEAYLRARDEIAGRAGTGEVPEIAGVSAGGMPTRVKCLHVLVGHSLASGPGVNPLGDEAIEAISEWWTADRCYCDGAWDSAGEAPSKDLSRHGPQGLPDIVGRPAPVRKSKASSATQPLDESIVGERDA, translated from the coding sequence ATGGCAGCGCCAGTGGAGAACACCTCGGCACCTGCATCGCAGGAGTCCCGCAAGCCATCAGCACACGATCTTGAAATCCTTAGCCGGCAGCTGGGACGGCCGGTGCGCGACGTCGTCGAAATCCCGGCGCGCTGTGTGTGTGGCAACCCGATTGTCGCCGCCACCGCGCCTCGGCTGAGCAACGGCACCCCGTTTCCCACGACGTTCTACTTGACCCACCCCGTCATCACCGCCGCCGTGTCAAGGCTTGAAGCCGGAGGGCTCATGAATGAGATGAACGAACGACTCACGGCCGACGAGCCGTTGGCAGCGGCGTACCGGGACGCCCACGAAGCCTATCTCCGGGCGCGTGACGAGATCGCCGGACGTGCCGGAACCGGAGAAGTTCCCGAGATCGCAGGCGTCTCTGCCGGTGGCATGCCCACCCGCGTCAAATGCCTGCACGTCCTGGTTGGCCATTCCTTGGCCTCTGGCCCCGGGGTCAATCCGCTCGGCGACGAGGCCATCGAGGCGATCAGCGAATGGTGGACCGCGGACCGCTGCTACTGCGACGGTGCGTGGGACAGTGCTGGAGAGGCACCGTCCAAGGACCTCAGCCGTCACGGGCCGCAGGGCCTGCCGGACATCGTGGGCCGTCCCGCGCCGGTCCGCAAATCCAAGGCCTCTTCGGCAACACAGCCGCTGGATGAATCAATCGTGGGGGAGCGCGACGCATGA